A genomic region of Catenulispora sp. MAP5-51 contains the following coding sequences:
- a CDS encoding monooxygenase: MGAVRVGVVGGSIAGCAGALAAARAVPEATVVVFERSGGELRDRGAGIGIQHERFAELVEAGFLDSSLPATPGHSRDWFTRDGVSADGGGDSGLGKRIWRQPFPFNAYNWGHLYRSLRGRLPGRVEFRGDARVVSVAACESGAGAGASVTVADGSVEHFDLLLGADGYRSVVREAMFPGVVPDYAGYLCWRGLSDFGELKELPQDSFFTVGFNHGHLVAYPIPADDGRRHFNWVLYSAVPPELTGNLNTATSIPPGAVSHAVLDFMDSLLTRELPAAWAAAIRKTARENVFIQPIYDFAAPAFAKNRMLLLGDAGAVSRPHAAAGTVKAMQDAASLLELWRTTSDLDELAARYDAARAPAGAAVTALARRIGAAQVLETPDWAAFGEAEFATWLGAQMQLPDGTEMGGRRL, from the coding sequence GTGGGTGCTGTCCGCGTCGGCGTCGTCGGCGGGAGCATCGCCGGGTGCGCGGGGGCGCTGGCCGCGGCGCGGGCGGTGCCGGAGGCGACGGTCGTCGTGTTCGAGCGTTCGGGCGGCGAGTTGCGGGACCGCGGGGCCGGGATCGGGATTCAGCACGAGCGGTTCGCGGAGCTGGTCGAGGCCGGGTTCCTGGACTCTTCGTTGCCGGCCACGCCGGGGCATTCGCGGGACTGGTTCACGCGCGATGGCGTCTCCGCCGACGGGGGCGGGGATTCGGGGCTCGGGAAGCGGATCTGGCGGCAGCCGTTTCCGTTCAACGCGTACAACTGGGGGCATCTGTACCGGTCGCTGCGTGGGCGGCTGCCGGGGCGGGTGGAGTTCCGGGGTGATGCGCGGGTGGTGTCGGTCGCCGCGTGTGAGTCCGGGGCCGGTGCCGGGGCTTCAGTCACGGTGGCGGATGGGAGTGTCGAGCACTTCGATCTGCTTCTGGGCGCCGACGGCTACCGCTCGGTGGTGCGCGAGGCGATGTTCCCGGGCGTGGTGCCGGACTACGCGGGCTACCTGTGCTGGCGCGGGCTGTCGGACTTCGGCGAACTCAAGGAGCTGCCACAGGACTCGTTCTTCACGGTCGGCTTCAACCACGGGCACCTGGTCGCGTATCCGATCCCCGCCGACGACGGCCGCCGGCACTTCAACTGGGTGCTGTACTCGGCGGTCCCGCCGGAGCTGACCGGGAATCTGAACACGGCCACGAGCATCCCGCCCGGCGCGGTCTCGCATGCCGTACTGGACTTCATGGACAGCCTGCTGACCCGCGAACTGCCCGCGGCGTGGGCAGCGGCGATCCGCAAGACGGCACGCGAGAACGTGTTCATCCAGCCGATCTACGACTTCGCAGCACCCGCCTTCGCCAAAAACCGCATGCTGCTCCTCGGCGACGCCGGCGCGGTCAGCCGCCCGCACGCCGCGGCCGGAACGGTGAAGGCCATGCAGGACGCCGCGAGCCTGCTGGAACTGTGGCGCACCACCTCCGACCTCGACGAGCTCGCCGCCCGCTACGACGCGGCGCGGGCGCCCGCGGGTGCCGCCGTGACCGCACTGGCCCGGCGCATCGGCGCGGCGCAGGTGCTGGAGACGCCGGATTGGGCGGCGTTCGGCGAGGCCGAGTTCGCGACGTGGCTCGGCGCGCAGATGCAGTTGCCGGACGGGACGGAGATGGGCGGGCGGCGGTTGTGA
- a CDS encoding ABC transporter substrate-binding protein, with the protein MALPAGAGVGDGSGAGAAAGAAAGAETGAAAETGAVPSGTGVTGGAGGTNRPRRRTPHHRRASAALLLAAATAAASGCAFGGGYGGGLAYGDPGERAASATPIPIGLLLDTSGTDGTAGTDARDGFQLYVSQHGGRLGGRPAGLTISNEGPTPSATATTMQTMLAHGVQAVVGPIDYAGYESVAPLADAAHVPLVGVVARPDLTDISYVWNVAFLSTEPGAAIAPFIYNHVKSPVFAIGGNYPGDWEQVRGFTDSYSALGGKLANTGGQATFTPATSFSPSGETTDFSPYLQAIKESGAKAVYCAFTGDEAVRFVQQYARSAVKDIPLYAVGLVTDGPLLKLEGAAATDITSVLDYSPDVDTAANRTFVSAWAAGHDGQEPSVYALTGYDAAALLDQAIGQAGPKAGAEAINAAIGALGRIDSPRGAWQLASTTHAPIQKWYLRRVQVDGTALANVEIEELATLPD; encoded by the coding sequence ATGGCGCTGCCAGCCGGTGCCGGGGTTGGGGACGGGAGCGGAGCCGGAGCCGCTGCCGGAGCCGCCGCCGGAGCCGAGACGGGAGCCGCCGCCGAGACCGGGGCCGTCCCCTCGGGAACCGGCGTAACCGGCGGAGCTGGCGGAACCAACCGGCCCCGCCGCCGCACACCGCACCACCGGCGGGCCTCCGCCGCGCTGCTGCTGGCCGCGGCCACGGCCGCCGCGTCGGGCTGCGCGTTCGGCGGCGGCTACGGCGGCGGCCTGGCCTACGGCGACCCCGGGGAGCGGGCGGCCAGCGCGACACCGATCCCGATCGGGCTGCTGCTGGACACCTCCGGCACCGACGGCACGGCCGGCACCGACGCCCGCGACGGCTTCCAGCTCTACGTCAGCCAGCACGGCGGCCGGCTCGGCGGACGCCCGGCGGGGCTGACGATCTCCAACGAGGGCCCGACCCCCTCGGCCACCGCGACGACGATGCAGACGATGCTGGCGCACGGCGTGCAGGCGGTCGTCGGCCCGATCGACTACGCGGGCTATGAGAGCGTGGCGCCGCTGGCCGACGCGGCGCACGTGCCGCTGGTCGGCGTCGTTGCCCGGCCGGACCTGACGGACATCAGCTACGTGTGGAACGTGGCGTTCCTGTCCACCGAACCCGGCGCGGCCATCGCACCTTTCATATACAACCACGTCAAATCCCCGGTCTTCGCGATCGGCGGCAACTACCCCGGCGACTGGGAGCAGGTCCGCGGCTTCACCGACTCCTACTCCGCGCTCGGCGGGAAGCTGGCCAACACCGGGGGCCAGGCGACGTTCACCCCGGCCACGTCGTTCTCACCGTCCGGCGAGACCACCGACTTCTCGCCGTATCTGCAGGCGATCAAGGAGTCCGGCGCCAAGGCCGTGTACTGCGCGTTCACCGGCGACGAGGCGGTGCGCTTCGTCCAGCAGTACGCGCGCTCGGCGGTGAAGGACATCCCGCTGTACGCGGTCGGCCTGGTCACCGACGGACCGCTGCTGAAGCTGGAGGGCGCGGCGGCCACGGACATCACCTCGGTCCTGGACTACTCCCCCGACGTCGACACCGCCGCCAACCGCACCTTCGTCTCGGCGTGGGCGGCCGGCCACGACGGCCAGGAACCCAGCGTGTACGCCCTGACCGGCTACGACGCGGCGGCACTGCTCGACCAGGCGATCGGCCAGGCCGGACCGAAGGCCGGCGCCGAGGCGATCAACGCGGCGATCGGGGCGCTGGGGCGGATCGACAGCCCGCGCGGGGCATGGCAGCTGGCTTCCACGACGCACGCGCCGATCCAGAAGTGGTACCTGCGGCGGGTGCAGGTGGACGGCACCGCTTTGGCGAACGTGGAGATCGAGGAGTTGGCGACTCTGCCGGACTGA
- a CDS encoding ATP/GTP-binding protein, giving the protein MTAPTIAAKIVVAGGFGVGKTTLVGAVSEIQPLTTEAEMTQAGLGVDDVHLIPAKSSTTVAMDFGRITIAEDLILYLFGTPGQERFWFFWEELSRGALGAVVLADVRRLGDAFAVIDFFEDRRIPHVIAVNQFDGAQVYGHEELRQALALEDHTPLLICDARRRDSAKGVLVTLLEHAITQQRMRDDLPPDDRMN; this is encoded by the coding sequence ATGACGGCTCCCACGATCGCCGCGAAGATCGTCGTGGCCGGCGGCTTCGGCGTCGGGAAGACCACGCTGGTCGGCGCGGTCTCCGAGATCCAGCCGCTGACCACCGAGGCCGAGATGACCCAGGCGGGCCTGGGCGTGGACGACGTGCACCTGATCCCGGCCAAGAGCAGCACCACGGTGGCCATGGACTTCGGCCGCATCACCATCGCCGAGGACCTGATCCTGTACCTGTTCGGCACGCCGGGCCAGGAGCGCTTCTGGTTCTTCTGGGAGGAGCTCTCCCGCGGCGCGCTCGGCGCGGTGGTGCTGGCCGACGTGCGGCGCCTGGGCGACGCCTTCGCGGTCATCGACTTCTTCGAGGACCGCCGGATCCCGCACGTGATCGCGGTGAACCAGTTCGACGGCGCGCAGGTGTACGGGCATGAGGAACTGCGCCAGGCGCTGGCCCTGGAGGACCACACGCCGCTGCTGATCTGCGACGCCCGGCGGCGCGACTCCGCCAAGGGGGTCCTGGTGACGCTGCTGGAGCACGCGATCACCCAGCAGCGGATGCGGGACGACCTGCCGCCCGACGACCGGATGAACTGA
- a CDS encoding roadblock/LC7 domain-containing protein, with translation MNEPAPAPDLHGSLDWLLNDFAHGTPGVRHALAVSADGIVVATSRDLGEEQGEQLAAVAAGLVSLLAGAALLLDSEPVRSNLTELGNGFLFSMAVSDGASLLVYAERECDIGQVTYAMAELINQVGDSLTPTARARMLSHGNLPGARG, from the coding sequence ATGAACGAACCTGCACCCGCACCTGATCTGCACGGCAGCCTCGACTGGCTGCTCAACGACTTCGCCCACGGCACGCCCGGGGTCCGGCACGCGCTGGCGGTCTCGGCCGACGGCATCGTGGTGGCCACGTCCCGGGATCTGGGCGAGGAGCAGGGCGAGCAGCTCGCGGCGGTGGCCGCGGGCCTGGTCAGCCTGCTGGCCGGGGCCGCGCTGCTGCTGGACTCCGAGCCGGTGCGCAGCAACCTGACCGAGCTCGGCAACGGGTTCCTGTTCTCCATGGCCGTCAGCGACGGCGCCTCGCTGCTGGTCTACGCCGAGCGCGAGTGCGACATCGGGCAGGTCACCTACGCCATGGCCGAGCTGATCAACCAGGTCGGGGATTCCCTGACGCCCACCGCGCGGGCCCGGATGCTCTCGCACGGCAACCTCCCGGGGGCCCGCGGATGA
- a CDS encoding nitrate- and nitrite sensing domain-containing protein yields MRITRRLGVLVAVPLAAVSGFGAVALTASAGEAWRSDRLWSLMHTSDAAGKLLGRLQDERTAMALLLTTRPTGITPDVENRIAQTDAALAAYRQQVKSMLRISPDTRVLLSRIDQDLEQLDTLRSQIKAQSAPALSTVTFQYRIAIADLAQLRDTVIGAGSAPQQIAARIQAAGLLYQASEATGQEESDVLRSATGLALTPAAVSAIAHDRQSYDDAMEAFDTQAPSGWSERPDQAMTSTDILTAQQYEDQISRLGPGDVLALDRNLWVETMSARRAALDGVREDMDMATMSAVAQLRDRAELVAEIEAAAVAGTALLVVMISLRLGRPMIRGLRQLRDAAHAVASEHLPAAVEQLRATESLTGLTPEEFADQAGEALPLGSGRGDALNAADPKDELAAVARAFNSVHREALRTAAEQVLLRAGVGATFVALARRGERLTGALTSELDRAERSEQDPDRLARLFVLDHLAARMARNNESLLVLGGEGSARVRERAVTLLDVVRAALGRVERYTRVDLESIDTTILVAPHAVDHLVHLCAELLDNATSFSAPDSRVGVEGHRMTDRVIIQIADRGLGMTPARRAELNTQLAAPRQVDSETVRAMGLTVVAHLAAWYGIEVQLRARPGGGTVAEIGLPLAVIAAEAGQGTANGSAHVASSMLTRINGMAGKAAGGTPAAQPAESDEADAADWPELPFPEEAEQPAGVGVNGMNGMNGMVGGVTESQGAVPAAAVAATTTLNGLPVRRPKAQLPAKARRNPAPAKPATADAPETPGTAPPGEPGCHPEPAVKKARIDRDPEHVAATMAAYARGLSGRTGPKQK; encoded by the coding sequence TTGAGGATCACGCGCAGGCTCGGCGTCCTGGTCGCCGTCCCGCTCGCCGCGGTGTCCGGCTTCGGCGCCGTGGCGCTGACCGCGTCCGCCGGCGAGGCCTGGCGCAGCGACCGGCTGTGGTCCCTGATGCACACCTCGGACGCCGCCGGGAAGCTGCTGGGCCGGTTACAGGACGAGCGCACCGCGATGGCGTTGCTGCTCACCACCAGGCCCACCGGGATCACTCCGGACGTGGAGAACCGGATAGCGCAGACCGACGCCGCGCTGGCCGCCTACCGGCAGCAGGTCAAGTCGATGCTGCGGATCTCGCCGGACACCCGCGTCCTGCTCTCGCGCATCGATCAGGACCTGGAACAGCTGGACACGCTGCGCTCGCAGATCAAGGCGCAGTCGGCCCCGGCGCTGTCCACGGTGACCTTCCAGTACCGCATCGCCATCGCCGACCTGGCCCAGCTGCGCGACACGGTGATCGGCGCGGGCAGCGCGCCGCAGCAGATCGCGGCCCGGATCCAGGCCGCCGGCCTGCTTTATCAGGCTTCTGAGGCGACCGGCCAGGAGGAGTCGGACGTGCTGCGCTCGGCGACCGGGCTGGCGCTGACCCCGGCCGCGGTCTCGGCGATCGCGCACGACCGGCAGTCCTACGACGACGCGATGGAGGCCTTCGACACCCAGGCCCCCTCCGGCTGGAGCGAGCGCCCGGACCAGGCGATGACCAGCACGGACATCCTGACCGCGCAGCAGTACGAGGACCAGATATCCCGCCTGGGGCCCGGCGATGTCCTGGCGCTGGACCGGAACCTGTGGGTCGAGACGATGAGCGCCCGGCGCGCCGCGCTGGACGGGGTCCGCGAGGACATGGACATGGCCACCATGTCCGCCGTGGCCCAGCTGCGCGACCGGGCCGAGCTCGTCGCCGAGATCGAGGCCGCCGCGGTGGCCGGCACCGCACTGCTGGTGGTGATGATCAGCCTGCGGCTGGGCCGGCCGATGATCAGGGGCCTGCGACAGCTGCGGGACGCCGCGCACGCCGTGGCCTCCGAGCACCTGCCCGCCGCGGTCGAGCAGCTGCGCGCCACCGAATCGCTGACCGGCCTCACCCCCGAGGAGTTCGCCGACCAGGCCGGCGAAGCGCTGCCGCTGGGCTCCGGCCGCGGCGACGCGCTGAACGCCGCGGATCCCAAGGACGAGCTGGCCGCGGTGGCCCGGGCCTTCAACTCGGTGCACCGCGAGGCCCTGCGCACCGCCGCCGAGCAGGTGCTGCTGCGCGCCGGCGTGGGCGCCACCTTCGTGGCGCTGGCCCGCCGCGGCGAGCGCCTGACCGGCGCGCTGACCAGCGAGCTGGACCGCGCCGAGCGCTCCGAGCAGGACCCGGACCGGCTGGCCCGGCTGTTCGTGCTGGACCACCTGGCCGCGCGCATGGCGCGCAACAACGAGAGCCTGCTGGTGCTCGGCGGCGAGGGCTCGGCGCGGGTGCGCGAGCGCGCGGTGACGCTGCTGGACGTGGTCCGCGCGGCGCTGGGGCGCGTCGAGCGCTACACGCGCGTGGACCTGGAGAGCATCGACACCACGATCCTGGTCGCGCCGCACGCCGTGGACCACCTGGTGCACCTGTGCGCCGAGCTTTTGGACAACGCGACCTCCTTCTCCGCGCCGGACAGCCGGGTGGGCGTCGAGGGCCACCGGATGACCGACCGGGTGATCATCCAGATCGCCGACCGGGGCCTGGGCATGACCCCGGCCCGGCGTGCCGAGCTGAACACCCAGCTGGCCGCGCCGCGCCAGGTGGACAGCGAGACGGTGCGGGCGATGGGCCTGACCGTGGTCGCGCACCTGGCCGCCTGGTACGGCATCGAGGTGCAGCTGCGGGCCCGGCCCGGCGGCGGCACGGTCGCCGAGATCGGGCTGCCGCTGGCGGTGATCGCGGCGGAGGCGGGTCAGGGTACTGCGAACGGGAGCGCGCACGTCGCGTCGAGCATGCTCACCCGGATCAACGGCATGGCCGGCAAGGCCGCGGGCGGTACGCCGGCCGCACAGCCCGCCGAGTCCGATGAGGCCGACGCGGCCGACTGGCCCGAGCTGCCCTTCCCCGAGGAGGCCGAGCAGCCGGCCGGGGTCGGCGTGAACGGCATGAACGGCATGAACGGTATGGTTGGCGGCGTCACGGAATCGCAGGGTGCTGTTCCGGCTGCCGCCGTCGCCGCGACCACGACGCTCAACGGGCTGCCCGTCCGCCGACCGAAAGCACAGCTGCCGGCCAAGGCGCGACGCAACCCGGCGCCGGCGAAGCCGGCGACCGCGGACGCTCCAGAAACCCCAGGAACCGCACCACCCGGCGAGCCCGGCTGCCACCCCGAGCCCGCCGTCAAGAAGGCCCGTATCGACCGGGACCCCGAGCACGTCGCGGCCACCATGGCCGCCTACGCGCGCGGGCTCTCCGGCCGCACCGGGCCGAAACAGAAGTGA
- a CDS encoding ABC transporter transmembrane domain-containing protein: MRHLPEPDPGIPDTRSASRYLIWLVRMQWTSMTLGAFWGVVWMVSQALMPAAIGKTIDAGVTARDTAELWRWSAVVFGLGCLTGIAGILRHRCAVTNWLTAAYRTVQLTARQATELGATLPGRIATGDVVAIGTADTSSIGGTMDVSARFAGAVVSIVLVSVLLLSTEVRIGLTVLIGVPLIMALVGPLLKPMHRRQSEVRALQGQLTGRANDIVAGLRVLRGIGGEPEFAERYREQSQRLRFAGVRVARVESVLESAQVLLPGLFVVGVTWLAARLAVSHEITTGQLVAFYGYAAFLVLPLRTITEAWGKLLRAHVAATKVVRVLALSHPLADPAGAAADTTDTGAVADIEGTGAIVDQHSGLQLKPGSFTAVAAADPAEAIELADRLGRYSAADGVTLDGVPLEALPLPRLRERVLVADNDARLFAGRLADGLAGPGAHGDGGDITSALHTAAAEDIIEALPAGLDTAVTERGRSFSGGQQQRLRLARALLADPEVLLLVEPTSAVDAHTEARIADRLARARTGRTTVVFTTSPLMLDRAERVVFLAGGRAAAEGRHRELLATVPAYRATVTREED; encoded by the coding sequence ATGCGCCACCTCCCCGAGCCGGACCCCGGCATACCCGACACGCGATCGGCGTCCCGGTACTTGATCTGGCTTGTACGGATGCAGTGGACGTCGATGACGCTGGGTGCTTTCTGGGGCGTCGTATGGATGGTGAGCCAGGCGTTGATGCCCGCCGCGATCGGCAAGACCATCGACGCCGGCGTCACCGCCAGGGACACCGCCGAGCTGTGGCGATGGTCGGCGGTGGTGTTCGGATTGGGCTGTCTGACCGGGATCGCCGGGATCCTTCGGCACCGGTGCGCGGTCACGAACTGGCTCACCGCCGCCTACCGCACCGTGCAGCTCACCGCGCGCCAGGCCACTGAGCTCGGCGCCACCCTGCCCGGCCGCATCGCCACCGGCGACGTGGTGGCCATCGGCACCGCCGACACGTCCAGCATCGGCGGCACGATGGACGTCAGCGCCCGCTTCGCCGGCGCGGTGGTGTCCATCGTGCTGGTCTCGGTGCTGCTGCTGAGTACCGAGGTGCGCATCGGGCTGACCGTGCTGATCGGCGTGCCGCTGATCATGGCCCTGGTCGGGCCGCTGCTCAAGCCGATGCACCGCCGCCAGAGCGAGGTGCGCGCCCTGCAGGGCCAGCTGACCGGACGCGCCAACGACATCGTCGCCGGTCTTCGGGTGCTGCGCGGCATCGGCGGGGAGCCGGAGTTCGCCGAGCGCTACCGCGAGCAGTCCCAGCGGCTGCGGTTCGCCGGAGTGCGCGTGGCGCGCGTGGAATCGGTGCTGGAATCGGCGCAGGTGCTGCTGCCGGGTCTGTTCGTGGTCGGCGTGACCTGGCTCGCGGCGCGGCTGGCGGTGTCGCACGAGATCACCACCGGGCAGCTGGTCGCGTTCTACGGCTACGCGGCGTTCCTGGTGCTGCCGCTGCGTACCATCACCGAGGCCTGGGGCAAGCTGCTGCGGGCGCACGTGGCGGCGACCAAGGTGGTCAGGGTGCTGGCGCTGAGCCATCCGCTGGCCGACCCCGCCGGTGCGGCCGCGGACACCACGGACACCGGCGCGGTCGCGGACATCGAGGGCACCGGCGCGATCGTCGACCAGCACTCCGGCCTGCAGCTCAAGCCCGGTTCGTTCACGGCGGTGGCCGCCGCGGACCCGGCCGAGGCGATCGAGCTGGCCGACCGGCTGGGCCGCTACTCCGCCGCCGACGGGGTCACACTGGACGGCGTGCCGCTGGAGGCGCTCCCACTGCCCCGGCTGCGCGAGCGGGTGCTGGTCGCCGACAACGACGCGCGGCTGTTCGCCGGGCGGCTGGCCGACGGGCTGGCCGGGCCCGGCGCGCACGGTGATGGCGGGGACATCACCTCCGCCCTGCACACCGCCGCCGCCGAGGACATCATCGAGGCCTTGCCCGCCGGCCTGGACACCGCGGTCACCGAACGCGGCCGCTCCTTCTCCGGCGGCCAGCAGCAACGGCTCCGTCTGGCCAGAGCCCTGCTCGCGGACCCCGAAGTGCTGCTGCTCGTCGAGCCCACCAGCGCCGTGGACGCGCACACCGAGGCCCGCATCGCCGACCGGCTGGCCCGGGCCCGCACCGGCCGCACCACCGTGGTGTTCACCACCAGCCCGCTGATGCTCGACCGGGCCGAGCGCGTGGTGTTCCTGGCCGGCGGCCGCGCCGCCGCCGAAGGCCGGCACCGCGAGCTGCTGGCGACCGTGCCCGCCTACCGGGCCACCGTGACCAGGGAAGAGGACTGA
- a CDS encoding ABC transporter ATP-binding protein, with amino-acid sequence MAATPPNPPSPPADSASGREALPVATYPEVRQYAAQIARTRGRDLVLTVGLFALAAVAGLFGPRLLGALIDDVQHGTTAGHVDTIVGLIALFLIVQTVLTRYAKLAAGKFGEGVLAELRENFVARVLELPLSVVERAGSGDLLSRSSRDVDMLSMAARYAVPTTLVAIVTVLLTMGALALVSPWAVLPLLVIVPPIAVVFRWYMKRAPEGYLAESARYADLTDGLAETVDGARTVEALGLQRHRIRRTDEDISRQFAAERYTLRLRCVFWPTTESCYIVPVALTLLFGGLGYVHGWFTLGQVTAATLYMQQIMGPIDDMLAWADQLQVGGASLARLLGVAGVPADRRASGAQPDGEDLRATHVRYSYIPGREVLHGVDLSLRAGERLAMVGPSGAGKSTLGRLLAGIHGPTVGSVAVGGVPLVELPLGDLRGQVALVNQEHHVFNGTVRENVVLPRPQASEEQVRDALAAVDALTWVDALPEGMQTAIGAEGQTLSPAQAQQLALARLVLADPHTLVLDEATSLIDPRAARHLERSLAAVLEGRTVIAIAHRLHTAHDADRVAVVEDGVIAELGSHEDLVATGGAYAGLWDSWHGRGAAEQGPSQGPGNFVSPSTP; translated from the coding sequence ATGGCCGCGACGCCGCCCAATCCGCCGAGTCCGCCGGCCGACTCTGCCTCCGGCCGCGAGGCCCTGCCGGTCGCGACCTATCCCGAGGTCCGCCAGTACGCCGCGCAGATCGCCCGCACCCGCGGCCGCGACCTGGTCCTGACCGTCGGGCTGTTCGCGTTGGCGGCGGTCGCCGGCCTGTTCGGCCCGCGGCTGCTCGGCGCGCTGATCGACGACGTCCAGCACGGCACCACCGCCGGCCACGTCGACACCATCGTCGGCCTGATCGCGCTGTTCCTGATCGTGCAGACCGTGCTGACCCGCTACGCCAAGCTCGCCGCCGGCAAGTTCGGCGAGGGTGTGCTGGCCGAACTGCGCGAGAACTTCGTCGCCCGGGTCCTGGAGCTGCCGCTGTCGGTGGTGGAACGGGCCGGCAGCGGCGACCTGCTCTCCCGCTCCTCGCGCGACGTGGACATGCTGAGCATGGCCGCGCGCTACGCCGTGCCCACCACCCTGGTCGCCATCGTCACGGTCCTGCTCACCATGGGTGCCCTGGCCCTGGTGAGCCCGTGGGCGGTGCTGCCGCTGCTGGTCATCGTCCCCCCGATCGCGGTGGTGTTCCGCTGGTACATGAAGCGCGCGCCGGAGGGCTACCTGGCCGAGAGCGCCCGCTACGCCGACCTCACCGACGGCCTGGCCGAGACCGTCGACGGCGCGCGCACCGTCGAGGCCCTGGGCCTGCAACGGCACCGGATCCGCCGCACCGACGAGGACATCAGCCGCCAGTTCGCCGCCGAGCGCTACACCCTGCGGCTGCGCTGCGTGTTCTGGCCGACCACAGAGTCCTGCTACATCGTCCCGGTCGCCCTGACCCTGCTGTTCGGCGGCCTGGGCTACGTGCACGGCTGGTTCACCCTCGGCCAGGTGACGGCAGCCACCCTCTACATGCAGCAGATCATGGGCCCGATCGACGACATGCTCGCCTGGGCCGACCAGCTCCAGGTCGGCGGCGCCTCGCTGGCCCGCCTGCTCGGCGTGGCCGGCGTCCCGGCCGACCGCCGGGCCTCCGGCGCACAGCCCGACGGCGAGGACCTGCGCGCCACCCACGTCCGCTACTCCTACATCCCCGGCCGCGAGGTCCTGCACGGCGTGGACCTGTCCCTGCGCGCCGGCGAACGCCTGGCCATGGTCGGCCCCTCCGGCGCCGGCAAGTCCACCCTGGGCCGCCTCCTGGCCGGCATCCACGGCCCCACCGTCGGCTCGGTCGCGGTCGGCGGCGTCCCTTTGGTGGAGCTCCCGCTGGGCGACCTGCGCGGCCAGGTGGCCCTGGTGAACCAGGAACACCACGTCTTCAACGGAACGGTGCGCGAGAACGTGGTCCTGCCGCGTCCGCAGGCCTCCGAGGAGCAGGTCCGCGACGCTTTGGCGGCGGTCGACGCACTGACCTGGGTCGATGCCCTGCCCGAGGGTATGCAGACGGCGATCGGTGCCGAGGGCCAGACTCTGTCGCCGGCCCAGGCACAGCAACTGGCACTGGCCCGCCTGGTCCTGGCGGACCCGCACACCCTGGTGCTCGACGAGGCGACCTCGCTGATCGACCCGCGCGCGGCCCGGCACCTGGAGCGTTCACTGGCCGCGGTGCTCGAAGGCCGCACGGTCATCGCGATCGCGCACCGGCTGCACACGGCGCATGATGCCGATCGCGTCGCGGTGGTCGAGGACGGCGTGATCGCCGAGCTCGGGAGCCACGAGGATCTGGTGGCGACCGGCGGAGCTTACGCAGGGCTCTGGGATTCATGGCACGGACGCGGTGCGGCGGAGCAAGGCCCGAGTCAGGGGCCTGGGAATTTCGTGAGTCCTTCGACTCCATAG
- a CDS encoding DUF4037 domain-containing protein, with protein sequence MVTAEFVPGLELSRRFYVEAVLPILEAELPGLPHAAARLGPGSEVLGFDTARSTDHDWGPRLQLFLAADDVARHRERLASAFEYQLPRMFLGYPTHLLDVVGVDDWLTGALGFTPSSGVTTTDWLATPTQRLLEVTAGAVFHDGLGQLTADRERLAWYPRDVWLYVLACQWKRISQEEAFVGRCGEVGDELGSAVVCARLVRDVMRLVMVMERRYPPYSKWLGSAFARCDAAEALTPHMTAALAATDWKARERHLGQVYELVAEQHNRLGLTERLDPGTRLFFERPFQVIGADRFVRALMEQVADRNVRALPPTGAIDQFVDSTDFLGNGARALAVAVEVGVHEGA encoded by the coding sequence ATGGTGACTGCCGAATTCGTGCCCGGCCTGGAGTTGTCGCGGCGGTTCTACGTCGAGGCGGTGCTGCCGATCCTGGAAGCCGAACTGCCCGGTCTGCCCCATGCGGCGGCGCGCCTGGGCCCCGGGTCGGAGGTGCTGGGGTTCGACACGGCGCGCTCGACGGATCACGATTGGGGGCCGCGGCTGCAGCTGTTCCTGGCGGCCGATGACGTGGCGCGGCATCGCGAGCGGCTGGCGTCAGCCTTCGAATATCAGCTTCCGAGGATGTTTCTCGGCTACCCGACGCACTTGCTCGACGTCGTGGGCGTCGACGACTGGCTCACCGGGGCGCTGGGGTTCACTCCGTCCAGTGGAGTCACGACCACCGACTGGCTGGCCACGCCGACGCAGCGGCTGCTGGAGGTCACGGCGGGGGCGGTGTTCCATGACGGGCTCGGGCAGCTGACGGCCGATCGCGAGCGGCTGGCGTGGTATCCGCGCGATGTGTGGCTGTACGTATTGGCGTGCCAGTGGAAGCGCATCTCGCAGGAGGAGGCTTTCGTCGGGCGCTGCGGGGAGGTCGGGGACGAGCTCGGGTCGGCGGTGGTGTGCGCACGGCTGGTCCGGGACGTGATGCGGCTGGTGATGGTGATGGAGCGGCGGTATCCGCCGTACAGCAAGTGGCTGGGGTCGGCGTTCGCGCGGTGCGATGCGGCCGAGGCACTCACGCCGCACATGACCGCCGCGCTGGCTGCCACGGACTGGAAGGCGCGCGAGCGGCATCTGGGGCAGGTCTATGAGCTTGTCGCCGAGCAGCACAACCGGCTTGGGCTCACCGAGCGACTCGATCCGGGTACGCGGTTGTTCTTCGAGCGGCCCTTCCAGGTCATCGGGGCGGACCGGTTTGTGCGTGCACTGATGGAGCAGGTCGCCGACAGGAATGTTCGAGCCCTGCCACCGACCGGGGCGATCGATCAGTTCGTCGACAGTACCGACTTCCTCGGCAATGGCGCGCGGGCTTTAGCTGTTGCCGTCGAAGTCGGGGTTCATGAAGGTGCCTAA